TTCCCAAGTAAACTAATCCATGTTTGGAAAATAGGAACCTTTATAGGACTGAGTTTAATGTTATTTGCTAGACCTTTAAGTGTAATTATAACTCTATATAAGTCTAAACTTAATATGAAGGAAAAATTATTTATTAGTTGGGGTGGACTAAAGGGGGGGAGTTCCAATTGTTTTTGCAATATTACCTGTTCTTGCAAATATAGATGGAGCTGAAATTATATTTTCCATTGTTTTTTATGTTGTGGTAATTTCAGTGGCTATTCAAGGAACTACTTTGCCCTTTGTAGCTTCATTATTTAAAATAAAAGACAATGACAGTTCAAAATATGTTGAGCCTGACATAGAACAAATGGAATTTTTAGAAGAAAAACTAATTAAACTAAGGGTGCAAGTGGGAAGCTCATTTCATAATAAAAGTATTATAGATATGAAACTTCCAAAGGGAGTTTTACTTTTACTTATTGAAAGGGGAAATGAAAAAATATTTCCTAAAGGAAACACAAAAATATTAGAAAGGGATTCCCTTCTTATTTTTGGAGAAGATCAAATTAAATTAGAACAATTAATTAAAGAATGGGGTAAAGTTGAAAAGGAATAAAAAACAAGCTAGAAATTTAATTCTAGCTTGTTTTAATTTATTTTAACATTTTATTTAGATTTCTTCCCTTTAATTCTTCAGGAATCCATTTAATTATTGCAAAATTTTCATTTGAAATTTTATTGACTTTATTTATCCATTGTATTTCATTACTTGCCTTTACTTTTAAAATATCATTTGTTGTATTAGTTGCATAAAAACTTGAATTAATAACCCATCATTTACTATATATACCAGCTCTGTTTAAATCTTCTTGTAACCTAGTGGCTTCATAAACTGGGGTAGCTTCAGGTAAAGTAACTATAATAACCTCTGTTAAATTTTTATCCTTTAATTTAGGTAATAATAATTTAACTGAACTTGGAACATCCCCTTGAGTACGTTTAATTTCATTATTATAGCTTTCAGTTGACTCAAGTAATAATAAAGTATGACCTGTTGGAGCTGTATCAATGACCACTGTTTCATCTTGAGATCCTTCAACTATTTTAGCTAAAGCTCTAAATACAGCTATTTCTTCAGTACAAGGAGATCTTAAATCCTCTTCTATATAGGCAATATCTTCATCACTCATAGTTTTTCTTGCTTTATCTAATACTTCTTTAGTATATTTTTCTAGTTCTTTCTTTTCGTCAATACTACTGATTTTGACACCATGTCCTTCTTCTAAAACAAACTTTAAATGTGAAGCTGGATCAGTTGTTGTTAGATGCACTTTTTTCCCTTTTCTTGCTAATTCTTGAGCAATAGTAGCAGCAATAGTAGTTTTTCCAACTCCTCCCTTACCCATTGTGAATATAACTTTTTTATTAGACTTGTATAAATCTTCAATTACATTGTTTAAATTTAATATATTATTAGTATTTAATTTTTCATTATTATACTTAATATTATTTTTTTTAAATAATGATCTTATATTTTCAAGGCCAGTTATATTGTATGGTCTTAGGGGGATTTCAAAGGTTTTAATGTCTTTAATTCCAGTTGGAATGTTATTTATTGCATCTTGTTGTTTTTTGTAAATAGAATCAGAAAGATAATCATTGTGCCCTTTAAGTATTCCGTTTACTATTAATAATTGGTTATCTATACCAATATCATGTAATTCTAAAGAGGCTCTTTCAGCTTCTTTTAAAGCTGATACTTCAGGACGAGATATTAGTATAAGAGTAGTTTTTTCACTATTTGCTAGGTTTTCCACAGCATTCTTATATATTTCTTTTTTATCTTCAAGTCCAGATAATTGGCCTAAACATGATGCACCATGTGTACTATCACTAATGAAATTAGTCCAAGCTGAAGGAAGTTGAAGCATTCTTAGTGTATGCCCTGTTGGAGCTGTATCAAAAATAATATGATCATATTTATCTGCAGTTTCTTTATCTGTTATAAATCCAGAAAATTCATTAAAGGCTGCTATTTCAACTGTACAAGAACCAGATAGTTGTTCTTCCATACTATCAAGTGCTTCCTTTGGCAATGTATTTCTATATGGAGCTAGTACACTTTCCTTATATTCAGCTGCTGCTACTTCAGGCTCGAAATTTGCTACTACTAAATTAGGAACTTCTTTTATAGGGACCCCTTTGTTGTTTAACTCTGTGTTAAAAACATCTTGAAGATTAGAAGCAGGATCAGTACTTACAAGTATTATTTTTTTCCCCATATCAGCAAGGGCAACTGCAACTGCACAAGCTGTTGAAGTTTTACCAACTCCACCCTTTCCAGTAAAAAATAAATATTTAGTTAAATTTATATCTTTTAAGTTGAAATTTTGAAACATATATTTCCTCCTTTTAACTTAACAACATCCACTACAACAACAATTTTTTTTAGGTTCTGATTTTTTATCTCCCATTAAATATTCCTTTGGAATATCTAAAAATT
The window above is part of the Fusobacterium sp. IOR10 genome. Proteins encoded here:
- a CDS encoding TrkA C-terminal domain-containing protein, producing MAIQGTTLPFVASLFKIKDNDSSKYVEPDIEQMEFLEEKLIKLRVQVGSSFHNKSIIDMKLPKGVLLLLIERGNEKIFPKGNTKILERDSLLIFGEDQIKLEQLIKEWGKVEKE